Sequence from the Clostridium saccharobutylicum DSM 13864 genome:
TCTGTTACCCATTATTATTCCAAGTATTATTACTAAAATCCCACTAAACTTTAAAAGTTGTTTCGTATAACCTTTACTTAAAAAACCTGATATTGCTCCAAATACTATCATTAAAGGAACTGTTCCTAATGAGAACAAAAACATTGATAAAGCACCAGCTGCTGCACTACCTGTACCTAACGCGTATAGCTGCATTGTTTGTAATGGGCCACAAGGCATTAATCCATTTAGAAATCCAACTAAAAAAGGAGTCTTTGGCTTATTCTTAAATTTACATGCTGACCATGGTAATTTAATATTAAACTTTCTAAATAAAGAGAAACCAGTCATATTTAATCCCATTATCACCATAAATACTCCAGCAAATATTTGAAGCCCTGCTTTTACATTAAGTGATAATGATAGGACAGATCCTAATGCTCCTACAATACCACCTATCATTGTGTAAGAAGTTATTCTTCCAGCATTATATAAAATTGCAGGCATTAAAGCCTTGAATTTGTTTTGTTTTTCATTTGCTATACTATTTTTTGATAAGCTTTGAGTAAGCATTATTCCACCACACATACCAACACAATGTATTGATGTGAGCATACCAACAACAAATAATACTGCATAAGATGCATTATTTAATTTAGCACTCATATCAAAACCTGATGTTGAATTACCAAGAAGCAATACAGCTGCAGCTATAACTAAAAATCCTGCAAATTTAATTCCATTTGAATTTTTTGTGCTGTAACCTGCTTTATTGATAGTATCCTTTAATTGTTCCCTAGTACAAAGTTTACTATCATACTCAACAGTAACTTGCTGCGCACTGTAGCTAGCCATTGCGTTTACAACTCCATCAACCTTATTCAATGCTTTTTCCACTCTGTTTTCACAAGATGTGCATGTCATATCATACACTTTAATACTTTCTCTCTTAATACTCATACTATCCTCCATAAAATTACTGCAATTTATTCCAATAATAAATTTTATTTATAACTAATCTTTAAATATATGAATTAATTATAATAAAAAATTATGAAGATTTTATGAGGATAGTATATGAAATTTTTATTAAAAACAAAAAAGGCACCATAAAATCATTTTCCAATTGTTTATGAATACCTTCTTTTTTTATGCATTAATCCTTTTTATTTATGCATACTGTAAATACAGTTCCTTTGTTTTCCTTACTTTCGACATCTATTGTTCCAGAATGCAGAGTTAATATCTTCTTTACAAGAGTAAGGCCGATTCCGCTTCCTTCAATTTTTTGCCTGCTTTTATCTCCACGGTACATTCTTTCAAAAATATAAGGTAGATCTTCCTTCTTTATACCAATTCCATTATCTTTAATTTTAATTTTAACTGACTTTATATCACTACTAATATTGATCCAAACAGTTCCGTTTATATTATTAAATTTAATTGAATTAGATATAAGATTTATAAATACTTGTTTCAGCTTATCATAATCACCTAACACTATAAAACTTTTGTTTTCTTGTTTATTCATGATTAACTTTATATTTTTTTCATCAGCAGCAATATAAAAGTCATTAATTATATTTGAAAGAAGTTCTTCTATATTAACTAATCCTAATTTAAGCGCTATTTCATTAGACTCTATTTGTTTTAACACATTTAAATTATTCAAAAGCTTACCAAATCTTATTACTTCGTCATTTAGATTATTGAGTTTATCCGTTGTTACAGGTATAATTCCATCTATCATTGCTTCTAAATTATTCTGAAGTATATTTAATGGAGTTCTTA
This genomic interval carries:
- a CDS encoding sulfite exporter TauE/SafE family protein, with product MSIKRESIKVYDMTCTSCENRVEKALNKVDGVVNAMASYSAQQVTVEYDSKLCTREQLKDTINKAGYSTKNSNGIKFAGFLVIAAAVLLLGNSTSGFDMSAKLNNASYAVLFVVGMLTSIHCVGMCGGIMLTQSLSKNSIANEKQNKFKALMPAILYNAGRITSYTMIGGIVGALGSVLSLSLNVKAGLQIFAGVFMVIMGLNMTGFSLFRKFNIKLPWSACKFKNKPKTPFLVGFLNGLMPCGPLQTMQLYALGTGSAAAGALSMFLFSLGTVPLMIVFGAISGFLSKGYTKQLLKFSGILVIILGIIMGNRGLALAGVGVPNASTLAQSLSSSEANASQANISKATIEKGVQVIRMTADNNGYTPNAFYVQKGIPVKWIITGSQINSCNNEVGVASLNIQKTLKSGENTIEFTPKDGDINFSCWMGMIRGVIKVTDNLDSVDTSKADSSIPTPSSGMSCCTGGTGAPSAAPQAPSIYGNDLSKVSTDRLIKKANTSGSTQSLNIKGTGYEFEPLVVVLENGIKTNLVIDLNNFDNPNGEFTIVNSDSGEKVSSFTGKKGLVNVEFKIDIAGTYLIIKDNVVAVGLEVTDSLKTANLEDIRKKLINE